A window of Companilactobacillus allii genomic DNA:
AGTTGAATGGATAACACAGAAATCAACTGAATTGGGAGCCAAGAGAATTGTTTTTTTCAATTCGAAATATTCAATCATGCACTGGAAGTCCAATGTAGTTGAAAAGAAAATGTTACGTTTACAAGAAATTGCAAAAAATGCGGCTCAACAATCAAAGAGACGTATCATACCTGAAGTGATTTACTTAAAAGATATTTCAGAGTTAAATAAATTTACTGAGGATTTGAAATTAATAGCTTATGAAGAGTCGGCTAAAGATGGTGAGAGCAGTATTCTTGCTCAATCACTGAATAAACCGCATAATTCAGTCGTTTGTGTATTTGGTCCTGAAGGTGGAATTTCCTCTGATGAGGTAACTGATTTGGAATCTAACGGATTTGTATCGATCGGATTGGGCCCAAGAATAATGCGGGCTGAAACAGCACCGATGTATTTCCTATCAGTGCTATCATATAGCTATGAACTTAATTCAAAATGAGGAATAAAAATGAAGAATCTTTGGAACAAAGTTGAAAAATCTAAATCTACTTATATTGCACTAATATCTATCGTCTTAGTATTTATCATGCCTATATTATTCAATTTATTTAATTTGGGTAGAACAAATAGAATTGTCTGGTTATTCTTTGTAATCAATGTGATTTTTTCCGGCTTTATTGGCTGGTTTACAAGAAAATATCAGTTGTCTTTTTTCAACTTGGCAATTTTCCCAGTAATATTTGTTATTAGCGTGTTTGTTAAATATGGACGTTATGGGTATTTTTTGGCAGGAATATACTTAGTATTAAGTATTTTATTATATTTTCTTTTTGATAATGAAAATTGATTGTTTTTTAAGTTCAAAGAAAGCATAATAATACGTAAAGAAAAGCACTCAAGTCAGAGTGCTTTTTATGTAATGAAGGGGTGAACAATAATGAAAAAAAATGAAGATTATACTCCTGATCAAGTTCTCGATATTTGTCGTGAATATATGAATGAAGAACACGTTGAATTCGTAAATAAGGCTTATAACTTTGCTGCTTATGTACATAAAGAACAAAAGAGAGCTACTGGTGAACCATATATCATTCACCCTACTCAAGTTGCACAGATCTTGGCATCACTAAGAATGGATCCATATACTGTTGCTGCTGGATATTTGCATGATGTGGTTGAAGATACCAATATCACATTAGGGGATGTCGAGGAGTTATTTGGTACTCAAGTTGCTACCATTGTTGATGGTGTAACAAAGATCAGTAAATACAAGTATCATTCACACCAAGAACTTCTTGCAGAGAATCACCGTAAGATGTTGTTAGCCACTGCTAAGGATTTGCGTGTCATCATGGTGAAATTAGCAGATAGATTGCATAATATGCGTACACTTAAAGCATTGCGTCCGGATAAACAACGCCGAATTGCCAATGAAACTCTAGAGATATATGCACCATTAGCTGATAGATTAGGTATCAGCAAGATTAAATGGGAGCTTGAGGATTTATCACTTCATTATATAAACCCACAACAATACTATAGAATTGTTCATCTGATGAATAGCAAGCGTGATCAACGTGAAGCTTATATTTCAGAGGCAATTGATTATATTAAAACTAGTGTTGACGCAATAGGTATTAAATATGATATTTATGGTCGTCCTAAACATATATATTCTATTTATAAAAAAATGCGTGATAAGCATAAGCAATTTTCCGAATTATACGATCTTCTAGCGATTCGTATTGTTGTAGATTCCGTTAAAGATTGTTATGCGGTTCTTGGTTCTATTCATTCTAAGTGGAAACCAATACCTGGTCGTTTCAAGGATTATATTGCTGTTCCCAAGGCTAATGGATACCAATCATTACATACAACGATCATTGGCCCCGGTGGTCAGCCTCTAGAAGTTCAGATAAGAACACATAAGATGCATGAAATTGCTGAATATGGTGTTGCAGCTCACTGGGCATATAAAGAAGGAAACTTTGAAGGCGTTAAGCTGGATGAAAACGAACAAAAGATAGACGTTTTCCGTGAAATATTGGAACTACAAGAGAACTCTGACAATGCAGCTGACTTTATGAAGTCTGTCAAAGGCGAGATCTTCAATGATAGAGTTTATATCTTCACTCCTCAAGGAGAGGTAAGAGAACTACCTAAAGGCTCTATACCGCTTGATTTTGCTTATCAAGTTCATACAGAGGTTGGAAGTCATTCAGTAGGAGCCAAAGTCAATGGCAGAATGGTTCCTTTGAATTATCAATTAAAAAACGGTGATATTGTTGAAATGTTGACCAATGATAATTCAACTCCAAGTCGTGATTGGGTTCAGATGGTTTATACATCTAGAGCTCGTAACAAAATCAAACGATACTTCAGGGTTAAGGATCGTCAAGAGAATATTAGAATAGGCCATGAATTACTTGAGACTGAATTAAAGAATCGTTCTTTATCGCCTAAAAAGTATCTTGATAAGAAGCATTTGGAATTAGCTACTGATATTTTTAACTTTACAGATTCTGAAGAATTATTTAATGCTGTCGGATATGGTGAATTATCACCAATTAATGTTATTCACAAGTTGTTAAGTGAGGATCCAGACAATAAAAAAGAAGCTGAGAAAAAGGAAAATGAAGAAAAGCTCATCACTAATACTGATGAACCAGCTCCAAAACCTACTGAAAGTGCTCAGCTTAAAAAAGAACAGACTAACGCTAATACTAGTGTGTCCGTACAAGGTATTGATAATCTATTGATCCGTTTGGCCAAATGTTGTAATCCGATTCCTGGAGATGAAATTGTTGGTTATATTACTAAGGGTCGTGGATTAACGATTCATCGTGCGGATTGTCCTAATGTTC
This region includes:
- a CDS encoding RsmE family RNA methyltransferase, producing MEQYFVKETIKQGLFEISDKEIYKHVATVLRHRIGDVIYLVDENSELFESTIKNIDAENKLISVETVKSDKPSTEMPIDVTIACSLSKKDKVEWITQKSTELGAKRIVFFNSKYSIMHWKSNVVEKKMLRLQEIAKNAAQQSKRRIIPEVIYLKDISELNKFTEDLKLIAYEESAKDGESSILAQSLNKPHNSVVCVFGPEGGISSDEVTDLESNGFVSIGLGPRIMRAETAPMYFLSVLSYSYELNSK
- a CDS encoding RelA/SpoT family protein, with the translated sequence MKKNEDYTPDQVLDICREYMNEEHVEFVNKAYNFAAYVHKEQKRATGEPYIIHPTQVAQILASLRMDPYTVAAGYLHDVVEDTNITLGDVEELFGTQVATIVDGVTKISKYKYHSHQELLAENHRKMLLATAKDLRVIMVKLADRLHNMRTLKALRPDKQRRIANETLEIYAPLADRLGISKIKWELEDLSLHYINPQQYYRIVHLMNSKRDQREAYISEAIDYIKTSVDAIGIKYDIYGRPKHIYSIYKKMRDKHKQFSELYDLLAIRIVVDSVKDCYAVLGSIHSKWKPIPGRFKDYIAVPKANGYQSLHTTIIGPGGQPLEVQIRTHKMHEIAEYGVAAHWAYKEGNFEGVKLDENEQKIDVFREILELQENSDNAADFMKSVKGEIFNDRVYIFTPQGEVRELPKGSIPLDFAYQVHTEVGSHSVGAKVNGRMVPLNYQLKNGDIVEMLTNDNSTPSRDWVQMVYTSRARNKIKRYFRVKDRQENIRIGHELLETELKNRSLSPKKYLDKKHLELATDIFNFTDSEELFNAVGYGELSPINVIHKLLSEDPDNKKEAEKKENEEKLITNTDEPAPKPTESAQLKKEQTNANTSVSVQGIDNLLIRLAKCCNPIPGDEIVGYITKGRGLTIHRADCPNVQSEEAKKRFIEVSWNNVTKEKRYTAELDIYAFNRNGLLNELLQVINSNTNSLINVNGRLDKEKMAIIHVSVGVNNKEHLDQIISKLKNVPDVYEIKRTVE